A stretch of the Dechloromonas sp. TW-R-39-2 genome encodes the following:
- a CDS encoding site-specific integrase, producing the protein MGKLTDIALRNWIKAGKPLAKADGDGLTFTLSSTGTAAWVLRYRIAGSRKEITLGRYPDITLTKARELASEKRVAIFRGVDVAQEKQDRKEAAVLAERLAAYGTVKALYDEFYIRQIEGLRKSPKQVSGVFELHILPIIGSKLVTEVKPADVDRLLRPLSERGIFRTAAKVLQLTKRLFDFAMKRHLITSNPAAPFNWTDIGGKVGPRSRVLSCDEIVEFFKGMEATPNFPPYSAAALKLLLALGVRKMELLKATWDEFDLESGEWHLPKERTKTEAAIRIPLSPWVVQTLREQKKRSYNEYVFPVLRLAPGKTTRYMGETTLNHALYMLHSSLESFTVHDLRRTARTHLAALGVEPYIAEMCLNHKPKGIEAVYNVHDYFEQRKAALVQLSDLLEKCEATAKQAVAPG; encoded by the coding sequence ATGGGTAAGCTTACTGACATTGCATTGCGCAATTGGATTAAGGCCGGAAAGCCGCTGGCAAAAGCGGATGGAGATGGCCTAACTTTCACCTTGTCGAGCACGGGAACGGCTGCGTGGGTGTTGCGGTATCGAATTGCTGGCTCCCGGAAAGAAATCACCTTGGGGCGCTATCCTGATATCACTTTGACCAAGGCCCGCGAGTTGGCATCTGAAAAGCGTGTTGCCATTTTTCGAGGCGTCGATGTTGCTCAAGAAAAGCAGGATCGCAAGGAGGCTGCAGTTCTGGCAGAACGTCTTGCAGCTTACGGAACGGTAAAAGCCCTGTACGACGAGTTTTACATTCGTCAAATTGAAGGGCTGCGCAAATCACCTAAGCAGGTCAGCGGCGTTTTTGAACTGCACATTCTCCCCATTATCGGTAGCAAGTTGGTCACCGAAGTAAAGCCAGCCGATGTGGATCGTTTGCTGCGACCGCTTTCAGAGAGAGGGATTTTCCGAACGGCAGCGAAGGTGCTTCAGTTAACCAAGCGGCTGTTCGACTTTGCGATGAAGCGACATTTGATTACATCAAATCCCGCAGCACCGTTCAACTGGACAGATATTGGAGGGAAAGTCGGCCCTCGAAGCAGAGTGCTTTCTTGCGACGAAATTGTAGAGTTTTTCAAGGGGATGGAAGCCACACCAAACTTCCCCCCTTACTCTGCTGCCGCGTTGAAATTGCTGCTTGCTCTGGGTGTGAGAAAAATGGAATTGCTGAAGGCCACCTGGGATGAGTTCGACCTAGAAAGCGGCGAATGGCATTTGCCAAAGGAGCGAACAAAAACTGAGGCGGCAATCAGAATTCCCCTGTCTCCTTGGGTAGTCCAGACTCTTCGAGAGCAGAAAAAACGAAGTTACAACGAATATGTGTTCCCGGTTCTGCGGCTCGCGCCAGGCAAAACCACCCGTTATATGGGAGAGACAACACTCAACCATGCGTTGTATATGCTTCATAGCAGTTTGGAGTCCTTCACCGTGCACGATCTGCGCAGAACGGCGCGCACCCATTTGGCTGCACTAGGCGTTGAGCCTTACATCGCTGAGATGTGCTTGAACCATAAACCCAAGGGCATCGAGGCGGTATACAACGTTCACGATTATTTTGAGCAACGGAAGGCTGCACTGGTCCAGCTTTCAGATTTACTCGAAAAGTGCGAAGCAACAGCGAAGCAGGCCGTTGCTCCGGGATGA
- a CDS encoding siphovirus Gp157 family protein produces MMNKPLYKLADEYLAIAKAMVDQELPDEVIADTLEGASGEIEEKAWNVAAMILQFEGETDMVRAAEKRMTARRKSLENRVEWMRQYLLSNLLVTGISEVSSPEFVVKVCDCPPRAVLDDEDAIPNTFKVEETIISVRKDEVRKAMLDGEIIPGAHLERGQRLSIK; encoded by the coding sequence ATGATGAATAAGCCCCTCTACAAATTGGCTGACGAATACCTGGCCATTGCCAAAGCCATGGTCGACCAGGAACTGCCCGACGAAGTTATTGCCGATACGCTCGAAGGTGCCTCCGGTGAAATTGAGGAGAAAGCGTGGAACGTTGCCGCCATGATTCTCCAATTCGAGGGGGAAACCGACATGGTTCGTGCTGCTGAAAAACGCATGACCGCCAGACGCAAAAGCCTCGAAAACCGAGTCGAATGGATGCGGCAGTACTTGTTGTCGAATTTATTGGTCACTGGCATCAGCGAAGTGTCATCGCCTGAGTTCGTGGTCAAAGTATGCGACTGCCCGCCACGAGCGGTACTCGATGATGAGGATGCGATTCCCAACACCTTCAAGGTCGAGGAAACCATCATCAGCGTTCGTAAAGACGAAGTTCGCAAAGCCATGCTCGATGGCGAAATCATCCCCGGCGCTCACCTTGAGCGTGGTCAGCGACTGTCCATCAAGTAG
- a CDS encoding 16S rRNA (uracil(1498)-N(3))-methyltransferase, with product MNLPRFYCPEALSAGALINLPEPVARHAVRVLRLQPGASIVLFDGLGGQYEARIEQVEKNRVAASLGAWQDIECESALAVTLIQAVQSGDKMDFTIQKAVELGVAGIVPVDSRRSVIRLSGERAEKRVAHWQGVAESACEQCGRNRVPQVAPLDKLEPWLARAPNEGLRLILAPDAEFALADLPPARQVQMLIGAEGGLDPQEIKAAQQAGFQAVRLGPRVLRTETAALAALAAMQALWGDFRGD from the coding sequence ATGAATCTGCCCCGTTTTTACTGTCCGGAAGCGCTCTCTGCGGGGGCGCTGATCAATTTGCCCGAACCCGTGGCGCGCCATGCGGTGAGGGTTTTGCGTCTGCAGCCAGGTGCGTCGATTGTCTTGTTCGACGGGCTGGGCGGGCAGTACGAGGCGCGGATCGAACAGGTGGAAAAAAATCGCGTCGCAGCCTCATTGGGCGCATGGCAGGACATCGAGTGCGAATCTGCCTTGGCCGTGACGCTGATTCAGGCCGTGCAGTCCGGTGACAAGATGGATTTCACGATCCAGAAAGCCGTTGAGCTGGGCGTGGCCGGGATCGTGCCGGTTGATAGCCGGCGCAGCGTGATCCGGCTGAGTGGCGAACGTGCAGAAAAGCGCGTGGCGCATTGGCAGGGGGTTGCCGAGTCGGCTTGCGAGCAATGCGGCCGCAATCGTGTTCCGCAGGTGGCTCCGCTGGATAAGCTGGAACCGTGGCTGGCTCGTGCGCCGAACGAGGGGTTGCGTCTGATCCTGGCGCCGGATGCCGAGTTCGCGCTGGCCGATTTGCCGCCAGCCCGTCAGGTGCAAATGCTGATCGGGGCCGAAGGGGGGCTAGATCCGCAGGAAATCAAGGCGGCACAGCAGGCCGGCTTTCAGGCCGTCCGGCTTGGGCCGCGCGTATTGCGTACGGAAACGGCTGCATTGGCGGCATTGGCTGCGATGCAGGCTTTGTGGGGCGATTTCAGGGGGGATTGA
- a CDS encoding thioredoxin family protein yields MAALNPPVCDFGLPAIDFALPDISGQYRTLADCRGENGLLVMFICNHCPYVKAIIERLIRDCKELATHGIGSVAIMSNDIEAYPEDAPERMQAWATELAFPFPYLFDSQQSVARAYGAVCTPDFFGYNARLELQYRGRLDASGKNAAPPESRRELFEAMRQIAREGKGPIEQTASIGCSIKWRTG; encoded by the coding sequence ATGGCTGCTCTCAACCCGCCGGTATGTGATTTCGGTCTGCCGGCCATCGATTTTGCGCTGCCCGACATCTCCGGCCAATACCGCACACTGGCAGATTGCCGGGGAGAAAACGGGCTGCTGGTCATGTTCATTTGCAACCACTGCCCCTACGTCAAAGCGATCATCGAACGGCTGATCAGGGACTGCAAGGAACTGGCGACGCATGGCATCGGCAGCGTCGCAATCATGAGCAACGACATCGAGGCCTACCCGGAGGATGCCCCGGAGCGGATGCAGGCCTGGGCGACCGAACTGGCCTTCCCCTTCCCGTATCTGTTCGACAGCCAGCAGAGCGTTGCCCGCGCCTACGGCGCCGTCTGCACACCAGACTTTTTCGGCTATAACGCCCGCCTTGAACTGCAGTACCGCGGTCGACTCGATGCCTCAGGCAAAAATGCTGCGCCGCCGGAGTCGCGCCGTGAACTGTTTGAAGCAATGCGCCAGATCGCCCGCGAAGGAAAAGGGCCGATCGAGCAAACAGCCTCGATCGGTTGCTCCATCAAATGGCGGACCGGATAA
- a CDS encoding YafY family protein, which produces MSQTERFYKIDQLLQSNKVMSRQQLLDALQISWATLKRDLAFLKERFNAPIVYDRDAGGYRFSTPNTGPAYELPGLWFSAEETCALLTMHSLLAELEPGLLTPHVQPLLSRLEAILGRDQQSFNQVTQRIRLVRTGIRRKGSKYFSLISRALLERKQIKVLHYSREKDERMDRLLSPQRLVFYRNNWYLEAWCHARQALRRFSVDAFETVELLGQDTEDVSHDDLIEQFDAGYGIYGGKDVQIAVLRFSEASSRWVADEEWHPNQAGTLDPDGTYTLRVPFSDSREIAMDILRLGHHVEVIEPAFLRNEVQAEIARISSVYAKK; this is translated from the coding sequence ATGAGCCAGACGGAACGCTTTTACAAAATCGACCAGTTGCTTCAGTCCAACAAGGTCATGTCGCGCCAGCAACTACTCGATGCCCTGCAAATCTCCTGGGCTACGTTGAAGCGTGACCTGGCGTTTCTCAAGGAGCGTTTCAATGCACCGATTGTTTATGATCGTGATGCAGGCGGCTATCGTTTCAGCACACCAAATACTGGCCCAGCGTATGAATTACCCGGCCTGTGGTTTAGTGCCGAGGAAACCTGTGCACTCCTGACCATGCACAGCCTCTTGGCTGAATTGGAGCCCGGATTACTCACGCCGCATGTCCAGCCCTTGCTTTCCCGCCTGGAGGCGATCTTGGGCAGGGATCAACAATCATTCAATCAGGTGACTCAACGGATTCGCTTGGTACGCACAGGCATCCGGCGTAAAGGCAGCAAATACTTCAGCCTGATTTCGAGGGCACTGCTTGAGCGAAAGCAGATCAAGGTTCTGCACTATTCGAGGGAAAAAGATGAACGCATGGATCGGCTGCTATCACCTCAACGCCTCGTTTTTTACCGAAACAACTGGTATCTGGAAGCTTGGTGCCATGCTCGGCAAGCACTTCGCCGGTTCTCTGTTGATGCGTTTGAAACGGTAGAACTACTTGGTCAAGATACCGAAGACGTTAGTCACGATGACCTGATCGAGCAGTTCGATGCAGGGTATGGCATCTATGGTGGCAAGGATGTTCAAATCGCCGTACTTCGGTTTTCTGAAGCGTCGAGTCGGTGGGTGGCTGATGAGGAGTGGCACCCTAATCAGGCTGGGACACTTGATCCCGATGGCACCTACACGCTGCGAGTGCCCTTCTCTGATAGCAGGGAAATCGCCATGGATATTCTCCGCTTGGGGCACCATGTGGAAGTCATTGAACCTGCATTCCTCAGAAATGAAGTTCAGGCCGAAATAGCGCGAATATCTTCGGTGTACGCCAAGAAATAG
- a CDS encoding DEAD/DEAH box helicase — translation MKFTLKDYQTDAVRDALVNLKKARKRWHEDNDKHAFSLTAVTGAGKTVMAAATFEALFHGDDEFDFDADPGAVVIWFSDDPSLNEQTRFRLIEASDRIQHTDLVVVEHPFSRAKFEAKKIYFLNTQKLGKNSLLVRGFDGEDLVTQTRPDAQAFTIWDTIRNTIEDSDLTLYLVLDEAHRGMGNPSKASESAKSTIVQRLINGLGGIPGIPVVWGISATVERFKKAMEGAQKRITLPDVVVDSTKVQESGLIKDTIILDIPDEVGDFDTVLVRRATDKLKAVSEAWSEYAKQQDDSHQVIPLMVLQVPNTPDPNDIGRALDTIYQQWPELPGGCIAHVFGEHTTQQFGNRNVPYISPERVQESTWVRILIAKDAISTGWDCPRAEVMVSFRSAVDRTHITQLMGRMVRSPLARRIPGNERLNSVDCLLPKFDVKTVTQVVDALMKGDDTSPPPSGRVLINPVEMKPNPAATPEVWEKFEALPSQTRPQRGAKPAKRLTALAHELAVDGILAGAGKIAHAEMHNALDTIQDKLKAVIEQKRNAVVTVDGKSVVADLKGKTKTFNEFLEAADMAVINDAFRRAARIFSPDISRTYVDALAYRAADPDDEDEFDAALVDGRVSVAALGLVTEAQLHFDAEADRLAKRWLEEYGPIIKKLSHDRQESYRQIREMSTEPQDVDLVKPDAKYEPTKARENDVETSLPTYKNHLLCDASGNYPAELNAWEEKVVVTEMKRDGFSFWYRNPQQPGQSSLGIAYLSGEQYGIIRPDFIFFASLADGTIVADIVDPHGLHLADALPKLQGLALYAEKHATVFRRLESVAEAHGKLRVLDLMNEAVRKAIAEAKDATSLFAGMLASDYQ, via the coding sequence ATGAAGTTCACACTGAAGGACTACCAAACCGATGCAGTACGCGATGCTTTGGTGAACTTGAAAAAGGCCCGGAAACGCTGGCACGAAGATAACGACAAACACGCCTTTTCACTGACTGCAGTTACCGGTGCAGGTAAAACGGTGATGGCGGCCGCCACGTTTGAGGCACTTTTCCATGGCGATGACGAATTTGACTTTGATGCCGACCCCGGCGCAGTTGTCATCTGGTTTAGTGATGACCCTTCTCTCAACGAGCAGACACGATTCCGCCTAATCGAGGCATCAGACCGCATTCAGCACACAGATTTGGTAGTGGTTGAGCATCCCTTCAGTCGAGCCAAATTTGAAGCCAAGAAGATTTACTTCCTCAATACGCAAAAGCTTGGCAAAAACAGCTTGCTGGTGCGTGGTTTTGATGGCGAAGACTTGGTTACTCAGACACGCCCTGATGCTCAAGCTTTTACGATTTGGGACACGATCCGCAACACGATTGAGGACTCCGATCTGACCTTGTACCTGGTACTTGATGAAGCACACCGAGGGATGGGCAACCCAAGCAAAGCCTCAGAGAGTGCCAAGAGCACCATTGTGCAGCGACTTATCAATGGTCTAGGAGGAATCCCAGGCATCCCCGTTGTGTGGGGTATTTCAGCCACGGTTGAACGCTTCAAAAAGGCAATGGAGGGAGCGCAAAAACGCATTACATTGCCTGATGTTGTTGTTGATTCTACTAAGGTTCAGGAGTCAGGTCTCATCAAGGACACCATCATCCTCGACATTCCGGACGAGGTTGGAGATTTTGATACCGTACTGGTTCGCCGTGCGACCGACAAGCTTAAAGCGGTTTCGGAAGCATGGTCGGAGTATGCCAAGCAGCAGGACGACTCCCATCAAGTTATTCCATTGATGGTGCTACAAGTTCCGAATACGCCAGACCCTAATGATATTGGTCGTGCTTTGGATACCATTTATCAGCAGTGGCCGGAGCTTCCAGGTGGTTGCATCGCCCACGTATTCGGAGAACACACTACACAACAATTCGGCAATCGCAACGTCCCGTACATATCGCCTGAGCGCGTCCAAGAATCAACCTGGGTGCGTATCCTGATTGCCAAAGACGCCATCAGCACTGGCTGGGACTGCCCACGAGCCGAAGTCATGGTTTCTTTCCGCTCCGCTGTAGATCGCACCCACATTACTCAGCTAATGGGCCGTATGGTTCGCTCCCCTTTAGCTCGTCGTATCCCAGGGAATGAACGCCTCAACTCAGTAGATTGCCTGTTGCCCAAGTTCGACGTAAAAACGGTGACGCAGGTCGTCGACGCCCTGATGAAGGGCGATGACACATCACCACCACCTAGCGGGCGAGTACTGATTAACCCGGTTGAAATGAAGCCCAATCCTGCCGCTACGCCGGAAGTTTGGGAGAAGTTTGAGGCGCTTCCTTCTCAAACCCGACCGCAGCGCGGTGCCAAGCCTGCTAAACGCTTAACGGCGCTGGCCCATGAATTGGCTGTTGATGGAATATTGGCGGGTGCAGGAAAAATTGCTCATGCTGAAATGCACAACGCACTCGATACGATTCAAGACAAACTGAAGGCTGTCATCGAGCAAAAGCGCAATGCTGTCGTAACCGTTGATGGTAAGTCTGTAGTCGCTGATCTGAAGGGTAAAACGAAAACCTTCAACGAGTTTCTCGAAGCTGCTGACATGGCGGTAATTAATGATGCCTTCCGTCGAGCGGCCCGTATTTTTAGCCCTGACATTTCGCGTACTTACGTTGACGCTCTCGCGTACCGTGCAGCAGATCCCGATGACGAAGATGAATTCGATGCGGCCCTCGTCGATGGTCGTGTTTCCGTTGCTGCGCTGGGTTTGGTCACGGAAGCTCAGCTACATTTCGATGCCGAAGCTGATAGGTTAGCCAAGCGTTGGTTGGAGGAGTACGGCCCGATCATTAAGAAACTGTCCCATGACCGGCAAGAGTCATATCGCCAGATTAGGGAGATGAGCACGGAGCCGCAGGATGTAGATTTGGTGAAGCCCGATGCGAAGTATGAGCCCACAAAAGCTCGGGAAAATGATGTTGAAACTTCACTGCCGACGTACAAGAATCACCTGTTGTGCGATGCTTCAGGCAACTACCCCGCAGAACTGAATGCGTGGGAGGAAAAAGTTGTCGTGACCGAGATGAAGCGCGATGGATTCAGCTTCTGGTATCGCAATCCTCAACAACCAGGGCAATCATCTCTCGGTATTGCCTATCTGTCCGGCGAGCAATACGGCATTATTCGTCCCGACTTCATCTTCTTCGCCAGCCTGGCCGATGGAACGATAGTGGCTGACATTGTCGATCCTCACGGCTTACATCTGGCAGATGCCCTCCCCAAGCTGCAAGGACTTGCTTTGTACGCTGAAAAACACGCCACGGTATTTCGTCGGTTAGAGTCCGTTGCGGAAGCTCATGGGAAACTTCGTGTGCTTGACCTGATGAACGAGGCAGTTCGTAAGGCAATTGCCGAAGCAAAAGATGCAACTAGCCTCTTTGCTGGAATGTTGGCAAGCGACTATCAGTAA
- a CDS encoding HD domain-containing protein: protein MKLKGNLMLTEKFAAAVNMAAVAHARQVRKGSNTPYIAHPLGVASLVLEFGGDEEQAIAGLLHDVIEDGGPQFIEPIREQFGERVLSMVEACTDGIPDENGVKAPWRQRKEKYLDHLGATATDALLVSAADKLYNARAILDDLLDPAVGQTVFERFSASKEETLWYYRELGRIFSERHSPVARRLNATVLEIQRLAA from the coding sequence ATGAAGCTGAAAGGAAACCTGATGCTGACTGAAAAATTCGCAGCAGCGGTCAATATGGCAGCGGTCGCCCACGCCAGGCAGGTCCGCAAGGGAAGTAACACTCCCTACATCGCTCACCCACTCGGCGTTGCCTCCTTGGTACTGGAATTTGGTGGCGATGAGGAGCAGGCGATTGCTGGATTACTGCACGACGTGATCGAAGATGGTGGCCCCCAATTCATCGAGCCTATTCGTGAGCAATTCGGTGAGCGGGTACTGTCGATGGTTGAAGCCTGCACTGATGGCATCCCTGATGAAAACGGGGTGAAAGCGCCCTGGCGACAGCGCAAGGAAAAATATCTGGATCACCTCGGGGCTACGGCTACTGACGCCCTGTTGGTCTCTGCGGCCGACAAGCTCTACAACGCCAGAGCTATTCTTGATGACTTGCTTGACCCGGCTGTCGGGCAAACCGTTTTTGAGCGTTTCTCGGCCAGCAAGGAGGAAACGCTGTGGTACTACCGAGAACTGGGCAGGATTTTCAGTGAGCGGCATAGCCCTGTAGCCCGTCGGCTAAATGCAACGGTGCTCGAAATTCAACGATTGGCGGCTTAA
- a CDS encoding NUDIX domain-containing protein gives MWLFTTIGFFSAVQKPGTDFITIRARVRNDLDNLREKYLPDLSPTIAKAGTDYPWRATVSHVKFAEALSKIALDIDYDNFKDAVAKHQGKSRAHRYGKVWSALYDMPEEEPKKLLNWSNPVPAGKKVAYGGVVFDSKGNVLLREPKNHYDGYVWTFPKGRPDPGETPEQTALREVKEETGVDATIVGILPGDYVGGTTINRYFIMRGPDGSGFVAEDDPETAAVKWVSGDEATQYLEKTTNTTGRKRDLNVLTDAMKLVVRG, from the coding sequence ATGTGGCTGTTCACTACCATCGGATTTTTTAGTGCCGTTCAAAAGCCCGGTACCGACTTCATCACGATCAGGGCTCGGGTTCGCAACGATCTGGATAATCTTCGGGAAAAATACCTTCCCGATCTATCTCCAACCATTGCCAAAGCCGGGACGGACTACCCTTGGCGGGCTACCGTGTCTCATGTCAAATTCGCTGAAGCCCTCAGCAAAATCGCCTTGGACATTGACTACGACAATTTCAAGGATGCGGTCGCCAAGCACCAAGGGAAATCACGTGCTCATCGCTATGGCAAGGTGTGGTCAGCCTTGTACGACATGCCAGAAGAGGAACCGAAGAAGCTGTTGAACTGGAGTAATCCCGTTCCTGCAGGCAAGAAAGTGGCCTATGGAGGCGTCGTTTTCGATAGCAAAGGCAATGTGCTGTTGCGCGAGCCGAAAAATCACTACGACGGCTATGTTTGGACCTTCCCCAAGGGGCGTCCTGATCCAGGTGAAACACCCGAGCAAACCGCATTGCGTGAGGTGAAGGAAGAAACAGGCGTTGATGCAACGATAGTAGGCATCCTGCCTGGCGATTACGTGGGTGGAACAACCATCAACCGCTACTTCATCATGCGAGGCCCTGATGGATCAGGCTTTGTCGCCGAGGACGACCCCGAAACTGCTGCAGTGAAATGGGTCAGCGGCGATGAGGCTACGCAGTATTTGGAAAAAACGACCAATACAACGGGGAGGAAAAGAGATCTGAACGTTCTCACTGATGCCATGAAGCTTGTTGTTCGTGGATAA
- the pap gene encoding polyphosphate:AMP phosphotransferase produces the protein MFESAELGHKIDKETFKKEVPKLRAALLDVQYDMLQKKEFPVVILISGVDGSGKGETINLLYSWMDPRHISTLAFSAPSDEESSRPTMWRYWRALPPKGKVGIFAGSWYSQPITDRINGEMRRSEMDERLDDINRFEAMLVNEGALVLKFWFHLSKDGQKQRLKALEKDPRTAWRVTQESYDRLKTYSKLQEVAGHVLRVSNTAHAPWIIVEGTDDEYRSLTVGHIVLDAIKQRLQQEGRRMVPVAPPIVHTIDQKNVLSELDLTQKLAKKDYERDLAKYQARLSELVRDPRFVGKRSLVLVFEGSDAAGKGGSIRRVGASMDARQYQIIPIAAPTEEERAQPYLWRFWRHLPRTGRAAIFDRSWYGRVLVERVEGFCAEADWLRAYAEINDFEHQMVDAGAVVIKFWLQISADEQLRRFKERQDTEFKRFKITDEDWRNREKWDEYVSAVCDMVDRTSTGQAPWTLVEANDKNFARVKVLKTICERLEAALKDNGKSQ, from the coding sequence ATGTTCGAATCAGCTGAGCTGGGTCACAAGATCGACAAGGAAACTTTCAAGAAGGAGGTGCCGAAGTTGCGCGCCGCCTTGCTCGATGTGCAGTACGACATGCTTCAGAAGAAAGAATTTCCGGTCGTCATCCTGATTTCCGGGGTCGACGGCAGCGGCAAGGGCGAAACGATCAACCTGCTGTATTCGTGGATGGATCCGCGTCACATCAGTACGCTGGCTTTTTCTGCGCCGAGCGACGAGGAATCCTCGCGTCCGACCATGTGGCGCTACTGGCGTGCGCTGCCGCCCAAGGGCAAGGTCGGCATCTTTGCCGGTTCATGGTATTCGCAGCCGATCACCGACCGGATCAACGGCGAGATGCGCCGTTCCGAGATGGATGAACGCCTCGACGATATCAACCGTTTCGAGGCCATGCTGGTCAATGAAGGGGCGCTGGTCCTCAAGTTCTGGTTCCATCTTTCGAAAGATGGCCAGAAACAGCGCCTCAAAGCTCTGGAAAAAGATCCACGTACGGCTTGGCGCGTCACCCAGGAAAGCTATGACCGCCTGAAAACCTATAGCAAGCTGCAGGAAGTTGCCGGCCATGTGCTGCGCGTCAGCAACACGGCGCATGCGCCGTGGATCATCGTCGAAGGGACCGACGACGAATACCGTTCCCTGACGGTGGGCCATATCGTGCTCGATGCCATCAAGCAACGCTTGCAGCAAGAGGGACGGCGCATGGTTCCGGTGGCGCCGCCGATCGTGCACACCATTGACCAGAAAAATGTGCTCAGCGAACTCGACTTGACACAAAAGCTGGCCAAGAAGGATTACGAGCGCGACCTGGCCAAGTACCAGGCGCGTCTTTCCGAGCTGGTGCGCGATCCGCGCTTCGTTGGCAAGCGTTCGCTGGTCCTGGTCTTTGAAGGATCCGATGCCGCGGGCAAGGGTGGCAGCATTCGTCGGGTCGGTGCTTCGATGGATGCCCGCCAGTACCAGATCATTCCGATTGCCGCACCGACCGAGGAAGAGCGTGCCCAGCCCTATCTCTGGCGCTTCTGGCGTCATTTGCCGCGTACCGGCCGGGCGGCGATTTTCGACCGTTCCTGGTATGGCCGGGTGCTCGTCGAGCGGGTCGAGGGCTTCTGCGCCGAGGCCGACTGGCTGCGCGCCTATGCCGAGATCAACGATTTCGAGCACCAGATGGTCGATGCCGGGGCCGTAGTCATCAAGTTCTGGCTGCAGATCAGCGCCGATGAGCAGTTGCGTCGCTTCAAGGAGCGCCAGGACACCGAGTTCAAGCGTTTCAAGATCACCGACGAAGACTGGCGCAATCGCGAGAAATGGGATGAATACGTTTCTGCCGTCTGCGACATGGTCGACCGTACCTCGACCGGCCAGGCGCCATGGACACTGGTCGAAGCCAATGACAAGAATTTTGCCCGGGTGAAAGTCCTGAAAACCATTTGCGAGCGCCTCGAAGCAGCGCTGAAAGACAACGGGAAGTCACAGTAA
- the argA gene encoding amino-acid N-acetyltransferase, translating into MSDTPYDENFVSWFRAVTPYINAFRGKTFVIAFGGKAVESEFAKTLAYDVNLLVSLGIRLVLVHGARPQIEEELREKNLESIYHRGYRVTDAQALDCVLDAVGSVYLEIEAMLSQGLPNTPMANSRIRVIGGNFITGQPIGVLDGIDMQYAGKVRKVDAEGINAQLGLGNIVLLNCEGPSPTGEIFNLQMEEAAEAVAVAIRADKLVYLTDSLGVTDQTGEMLDAMTADEVAEMLKGGDWLSPDIRRYLPCSVRATRTGVGRVHLISYEQDGALLRELFTHDGVGTVITRESLENIREAKPDDIAALIALIEPMEEEGILVHRPRELLEREIEHFSIMLHDGIIVGCAALYRHSEEEAELACLAVNPDHREWGYGEQLMTRIEKRAKRLGVKRLLVLTTRTEHWFVERGFKLGTVDDLPAKKRDMYNYQRRSKVLFKTL; encoded by the coding sequence ATGAGCGATACCCCTTACGACGAGAACTTCGTCTCCTGGTTTCGGGCGGTCACGCCTTACATCAATGCCTTTCGCGGCAAGACTTTCGTCATTGCCTTCGGTGGCAAGGCGGTCGAAAGCGAGTTTGCCAAAACGCTGGCTTACGACGTCAATCTGCTGGTCAGCCTGGGCATTCGACTGGTGCTGGTGCACGGTGCGCGACCGCAGATCGAGGAAGAGTTGCGAGAGAAGAATCTCGAATCGATCTACCACCGCGGTTATCGGGTCACCGATGCGCAGGCGCTGGATTGCGTGCTGGATGCTGTCGGCAGCGTTTATCTCGAAATCGAGGCGATGCTGTCGCAGGGCTTGCCGAATACCCCGATGGCCAACAGCCGGATTCGCGTCATCGGCGGCAATTTCATTACCGGCCAGCCGATCGGCGTGCTCGACGGCATCGACATGCAGTATGCCGGCAAGGTGCGCAAGGTTGATGCCGAAGGAATCAATGCCCAGCTTGGCTTGGGCAACATCGTGCTGCTCAATTGCGAAGGCCCGTCGCCGACCGGTGAGATCTTCAACCTGCAGATGGAAGAGGCGGCCGAGGCTGTCGCCGTGGCCATTCGCGCCGACAAGCTGGTCTATCTGACCGATAGCCTGGGGGTGACCGATCAGACCGGTGAAATGCTGGATGCGATGACGGCGGACGAGGTTGCCGAAATGCTCAAAGGGGGCGACTGGTTGTCGCCCGATATCCGCCGCTATCTGCCCTGCTCGGTACGGGCGACACGCACCGGTGTCGGCCGGGTGCACCTGATCAGCTACGAGCAGGATGGCGCCCTGCTGCGAGAATTGTTTACGCACGATGGTGTCGGCACGGTGATTACCCGCGAATCGCTGGAAAATATCCGCGAAGCCAAGCCGGACGACATTGCAGCATTGATCGCCCTGATCGAACCGATGGAAGAGGAAGGCATTCTCGTGCATCGGCCGCGTGAGCTGCTGGAGCGCGAAATCGAACATTTCTCGATCATGCTGCACGACGGCATCATCGTGGGGTGCGCCGCGCTCTACCGCCATTCCGAGGAAGAGGCCGAGCTTGCCTGTCTGGCCGTCAATCCCGATCACCGCGAGTGGGGCTACGGCGAACAGTTGATGACGCGCATCGAGAAACGCGCCAAGCGCCTCGGGGTCAAACGCCTGCTTGTCCTGACCACGCGAACCGAGCATTGGTTCGTCGAGCGCGGCTTCAAGCTGGGTACGGTCGACGACCTGCCCGCCAAGAAGCGCGACATGTACAACTATCAGCGGCGCTCCAAGGTGCTGTTCAAAACTCTTTGA